A section of the Oryza sativa Japonica Group chromosome 1, ASM3414082v1 genome encodes:
- the LOC4326195 gene encoding F-box protein SKIP8, translating to MDGYRALIAAGATAVCCLVCAVWAFSSSSSSSASKKHQRQRQQRPLSPGCCGCARCGCRAAAVNGEMAVGGEQKKAPGPSPAAAAAAAAAGASMMEQLVPEITTHALSYLDYTSLCRLSMTNSAMRRAANDDGAWKALYHKDFTVEQHNITPPNGWKAYYAATKAIMNVNTEFYNIIREGSLPAMSHFWLNADYVKCIHATGELFTGYNAVMDSWGLLFNWGQDGGQGIAFQLRDVRARVLGEVAWVNMKAHVDVDPGHFHVTNVYEFRNGRWYMVHHHSSLMADPAPHNLFA from the exons ATGGACGGCTACCGGGCCCTGATCGCCGCCGGGGCCACCGCCGTCTGCTGCCTCGTCTGCGCCGTCtgggccttctcctcctcctcctcctcctccgcctccaagAAGCATCAGCGTCAGCGTCAGCAGCGTCCGCTGTCCCCGGGGTGCTGCGGCTGCGCCCGCTGCGGGTGCCGCGCCGCGGCCGTCAACGGCGAGATGGCCGTGGGCGGGGAGCAGAAGAAGGCGCCGgggccgtcgcccgccgccgccgccgccgccgcggccgcgggggcGTCCATGATGGAGCAGCTCGTGCCGGAGATCACCACCCACGCGCTCAGCTACCTCGACTACACCAGCCTCTGCCGCCTCTCCATGACCAACTCCGCGATGCGCCGCGCCGCCAACGACGACGGCGCCTGGAAGGCGCTCTACCACAAG GATTTTACAGTGGAGCAGCACAACATAACACCACCAAACGGATGGAAGGCATATTATGCAGCTACAAAAGCCATCATGAACGTGAATACTGAGTTCTATAATATCATCAGGGAAGGGTCCTTGCCAGCAATGAGTCACTTCTGGCTTAACGCAGACTATGTCAAATGCATTCATGCTACCGGAGAGCTTTTCACAGG ATACAACGCAGTGATGGACAGCTGGGGCCTGTTATTCAACTGGGGCCAGGATGGAGGGCAGGGCATTGCTTTCCAGCTACGGGATGTCCGAGCTCGTGTTCTCGGTGAGGTGGCATGGGTTAACATGAAGGCGCATGTTGATGTTGACCCTGGGCATTTCCATGTTACCAACGTATATGAGTTCCGTAATGGCAGGTGGTATATGGTTCATCACCATAGCTCGCTCATGGCTGACCCTGCTCCACATAATCTGTTTGCTTGA
- the LOC4326194 gene encoding ubiquitin carboxyl-terminal hydrolase 6 has translation MPTVSVKWQKETFPGIEIDTSQPPVVFKTQLYTLTGVPPERQKIMVKGGILKDDADWSTLGVKDGQKLMMIGTADEIVKAPEKGPVFVEDLPEEEQVVALGHSAGLYNLGNTCYMNSTLQCLHSVPELKSALLSYSDNVRGNGVDQASHNLTVATRNTFGELDQSVRPVAPLLFLQTLRKKYPQFAQQQNNVYMQQDAEECWTQLVYTLSQTLTSETSEPPAGQMKELFGIDLVSRVHCAESGEESLERESVYSLKCHISHDVNHLHEGLKHGLKSELEKASPSLGRTALYTRESRINELPRYLTVQFVRFFWKRESNQKAKILRKVDYPLELDVYDFCSDELKQKLQAPRQMLRDAENAKFGLKAQGKASSSKENEGSSSNAGESSSMDIDKADSSVPKKHLTGIYDLIAVLTHKGRSADSGHYVGWVKQDDGKWIEFDDDNPSIRKEEEILKLSGGGDWHMAYICLYKARVI, from the exons ATGCCGACCG TAAGCGTGAAATGGCAGAAGGAGACCTTCCCAGGCATAGAGATAGACACCAGCCAGCCGCCTGTTGTCTTTAAGACCCAGCTATACACTCTGACTGGTGTACCACCTGAAAGGCAAAAAATTATGGTGAAGGGTGGAATATTGAAG GATGATGCAGATTGGTCTACTTTGGGAGTGAAAGAT GGTCAAAAATTGATGATGATAGGTACAGCTGATGAGATTGTGAAAGCTCCAGAGAAAGGACCAGTATTTGTAGAGGATCTACCAGAAGAAGAGCAAGTGGTTGCACTG GGACACAGTGCTGGTCTTTATAACTTGGGGAATACATGTTACATGAATTCCACTTTGCAGTGCCTGCATTCTGTTCCAGAGCTGAAGTCAGCTTTATTGAG TTATTCAGATAATGTGAGGGGTAATGGTGTTGACCAAGCCTCCCATAATTTGACTGTTGCAACTCGTAATACTTTCGGAGAGCTTGATCAAAGTGTTCGGCCTGTTGCACCTCTACTCTTCTTACAG ACGCTGCGTAAAAAGTATCCCCAGTTTGCGCAACAACAAAATAATGTTTATATGCAACAG GATGCAGAAGAATGCTGGACCCAATTGGTGTATACACTTTCTCAAACTCTTACATCAGAAACAAG TGAACCTCCTGCTGGTCAAATGAAGGAACTTTTTGGGATTGATCTCGTGAGcag GGTCCATTGTGCAGAAAGTGGTGAAGAGAGTTTAGAGAGAGAATCAGTTTATTCTTTGAAGTGTCATATATCTCATGATGTAAACCACCTTCATGAAGGACTTAAGCAT GGTTTGAAGTCAGAACTTGAGAAGGCTTCACCTTCACTGGGTCGCACTGCTCTTTATACAAGAGAGTCAAGAATAAATGAGTTGCCTAG GTACTTGACTGTGCAGTTTGTTCGTTTCTTTTGGAAAAGGGAATCAAACCAGAAGGCAAAGATTTTACGG AAAGTTGATTACCCGCTGGAACTGGATGTTTATGACTTTTGCTCAGATGAACTGAAACAAAAACTCCAAGCTCCCCGACAG ATGCTGAGAGATGCAGAAAATGCTAAGTTTGGATTAAAAGCACAAGGAAAGGCCAGCAGCTCAAAAGAAAATGAG GGTTCATCAAGCAATGCTGGGGAATCATCCAGCATGGATATTGACAAAG CCGATTCTTCTGTGCCAAAGAAACATTTGACTGGCATCTATGATTTAATTGCTGTTTTGACGCACAAAGGGAGAAGTGCAGACTCAGGCCATTATGTTGGCTGGGTTAAGCAAGATGACG GGAAATGGATTGAATTTGATGATGACAACCCTAGCATACGCAAGGAGGAAGAGATTTTAAAGTTATCTGGTGGAG GCGACTGGCACATGGCTTACATTTGCCTGTACAAAGCTCGTGTTATCTGA
- the AIP2 gene encoding dEAD-box ATP-dependent RNA helicase 15, which yields MGEAEVKDNEVYEEDLVDYEEEVENGADGGAAAANASADVVKKGYVGIHSSGFRDFLLKPELLRAIQDCGFEHPSEVQHECIPQAILGMDVICQAKSGMGKTAVFVLSSLQQIDPVAGQVGALVLCHTRELAYQICHEFERFSKYLPEVKVAVFYGGVHIKKHKDLLKNDCPHIVVGTPGRILALAREKDLSLKNVRHFILDECDKMLDSLDMRRDVQEIFKMTPHDKQVMMFSATLSKEIRPVCKKFMQDPMEIYVDDEAKLTLHGLVQHYIKLSEAEKNRKLNDLLDALDFNQVVIFVKSVSRAAELNKLLCECNFPAISIHSGMTQEERLTRYKNFKEGHKRILVATDLVGRGIDIERVNIVINYDMPDSADSYLHRVGRAGRFGTKGLAITFVSSASDSDVLNQVQERFEVDIKELPEQIDTSTYMPS from the exons ATGGGCGAAGCTGAGGTCAAGGACAACGAGGTGTACGAGGAGGATCTCGTCGACTACGAGGAGGAGGTCGAgaacggcgccgacggcggcgccgccgccgccaacgcctccGCCGACGTCGTCAAGAA GGGGTACGTGGGGATCCACAGCTCGGGGTTCAGAGACTTCCTGCTCAAGCCGGAGCTGCTTCGCGCCATCCAGGACTGCGGGTTTGAGCACCCTTCCGAAG TGCAACACGAATGCATCCCACAAGCCATTCTTGGAATGGATGTCATCTGCCAAGCAAAATCTGGGATGGGGAAGACTGCTGTTTTTGTTCTCTCAAGTCTTCAGCAAATTGATCCTGTTGCTGGTCAAGTTGGTGCACTTGTGCTATGTCACACAAGGGAGCTAGCTTACCAG ATTTGCCATGAATTTGAGAGGTTTAGCAAGTACCTTCCTGAGGTAAAAGTTGCTGTCTTCTATGGTGGCGTTCACATAAAAAAACACAAGGATCTGTTGAAGAATGACTGCCCTCATATTGTGGTTGGAACACCTGGAAGGATACTTGCTCTAGCTAGAGAAAAGGATCTTTCCTTGAAGAATGTGAGGCATTTCATTCTTGATGAATGTGACAAGATGCTCGATTCGCTTG ATATGCGTAGAGATGTGCAGGAGATCTTCAAAATGACACCCCATGATAAGCAAGTGATGATGTTTTCAGCGACCCTTAGCAAGGAGATCCGCCCAGTTTGCAAGAAATTCATGCAAGAT CCTATGGaaatttatgttgatgatgAGGCTAAACTGACCCTTCACGGGCTTGTTCAG CACTATATAAAACTAAGTGAGGCGGAGAAGAACCGGAAATTGAATGATCTCTTAGATGCACTTGACTTCAATCAAGTTGTGATATTTGTTAAAAGTGTTAGTAGAGCTGCAGAACTGAACAAGCTGCTTTGTGAATGCAACTTTCCTGCGATCTCCATACATTCTGGAATGACACAGGAGGAGAG GCTGACCCGGTACAAGAACTTCAAGGAAGGACACAAGAGGATTCTTGTGGCTACTGATTTAGTTGGCAGGGGAATTGATATTGAACGTGTCAACATTGTCATAAACTATGACATGCCCGATTCTGCTGACTCGTATTTGCACAGG GTTGGAAGGGCTGGACGTTTTGGAACCAAAGGACTTGCAATAACATTTGTTTCCTCTGCCTCAGACTCTGATGTTCTTAATCAA GTGCAAGAAAGATTCGAGGTTGACATAAAGGAGCTTCCTGAGCAGATTGATACTTCGACATATA TGCCTTCGTAA
- the LOC4326196 gene encoding B2 protein encodes MEGYDREFYQFSDQLRLQTASFSGLSLGDSIWSSPSDRRNEPAFDGEYHHFSSPSPAKNAIANINGVAGNLDGPGLIGSGKLAFGATKADRYNSVNLPVDNNNNNKSYGGAAKINNNNVNAFGFNKMGGYNNSSNGGGNYGGNGGDVKSYFNKSVGRPASNNNNNNSNGGGGYYGKKGGDGAGGKKKHAKNSDSGAQASDKRFKTLPASEALPRDEAIGGYIFVCNNDTMEENLKRQLFGLPSRYRDSVRAIRPGLPLFLYNYSTHQLHGIFEAASFGGTNIDPTAWEDKKCPGESRFPAQVKVATRKIYDPLEEDAFRPILHHYDGPKFRLELSVAEALSLLDIFADKDDA; translated from the exons ATGGAGGGATACGACCGCGAGTTCTACCAGTTCAGCGACCAGCTGCGGCTGCAGACGGCGAGCTTCTCCGGCCTCTCCCTCGGCGACTCCATCTGGTCCTCCCCCTCCGACCGCCGCAACGAGCCGGCCTTCGACGGCGAGTACCACcacttctcctccccctcccccgccaaGAACGCCATCGCCAACATCAACGGCGTCGCCGGAAACCTGGATGGCCCGGGCCTCATCGGCTCCGGCAAGCTCGCCTTCGGCGCCACCAAGGCCGACCGCTACAACAGCGTCAACCTCCCCGtcgacaacaacaacaacaacaagtcctacggcggcgccgccaagatcaacaacaacaacgtcAACGCCTTCGGGTTCAACAAGATGGGGGGTtacaacaacagcagcaacggcggcggcaactacggcggcaacggcggcgacgtgaAGAGCTACTTCAACAAGTCGGTCGGGAGGCCGGcgagcaacaacaacaacaacaatagtaACGGCGGTGGCGGGTACTACGGCAagaagggcggcgacggcgccggcgggaagAAGAAGCACGCCAAGAACAGCGACAGCGGCGCGCAGGCGTCGGACAAGAGGTTCAAGACGCTGCCGGCGTCGGAGGCGCTCCCCCGGGACGAGGCCATCGGCGGCTACATCTTCGTCTGCAACAACGACACCATGGAGGAAAACCTCAAGAGGCAGCTCTTCG GGCTTCCATCGAGATACAGGGATTCAGTGAGGGCGATCAGGCCAGGGCTGCCCCTCTTCCTCTACAACTACTCCACCCACCAGCTCCACGGCATCTTCGAG GCTGCGAGCTTTGGCGGAACAAACATCGATCCGACGGCGTGGGAGGACAAGAAGTGCCCCGGCGAGTCGCGCTTCCCTGCACAG GTGAAGGTTGCGACGAGGAAGATCTATGACCCGCTGGAGGAGGACGCCTTCCGGCCGATCCTCCACCACTACGACGGCCCCAAGTTCAGGCTGGAGCTCAGCGTCGCCGAG GCGCTCTCCCTTCTTGACATCTTTGCAGACAAGGATGACGCCTGA